In Elaeis guineensis isolate ETL-2024a chromosome 1, EG11, whole genome shotgun sequence, a genomic segment contains:
- the LOC105039332 gene encoding V-type proton ATPase catalytic subunit A, translating into MAYGDRLTTFEDSEKESEYGYVRKVSGPVVVADGMGGAAMYELVRVGHDNLIGEIIRLEGDSATIQVYEETAGLMVNDPVLRTHKPLSVELGPGILGNIFDGIQRPLKTIALKSGDVYIPRGVSVPALDKDTLWEFEPKKLAVGDLLTGGDLYATVFENTLMQHNVALPPGSMGKITYIAPSGHYSLKDTVLELEFQGVKKQFTMLQTWPVRTPRPVAAKLAADTPLLTGQRVLDALFPSVLGGTCAIPGAFGCGKTVISQALSKYSNSDTVVYVGCGERGNEMAEVLMDFPQLTMTLPDGREESVMKRTTLVANTSNMPVAAREASIYTGITIAEYFRDMGYNVSMMADSTSRWAEALREISGRLAEMPADSGYPAYLAARLASFYERAGKVKCLGGPDRTGSVTIVGAVSPPGGDFSDPVTSATLGIVQVFWGLDKKLAQRKHFPSVNWLISYSKYSKALESFYEKFDPDFIDIRTKAREVLQREDDLNEIVQLVGKDALAESDKITLETAKLLREDYLAQNAFTPYDKFCPFYKSVWMMRNIIHFNSLANQAVERGAGSDGQKITYSVIKHRLGDLFYRLVSQKFEDPAEGEEALVGKFKKLYDDLTAGFRNLEDETR; encoded by the exons ATGGCCTACGGCGATCGTCTGACGACCTTCGAGGATTCGGAGAAGGAGAGCGAGTACGGATATGTCCGCAAG GTCTCTGGGCCAGTTGTTGTGGCAGATGGAATGGGAGGTGCTGCCATGTATGAATTGGTTCGTGTTGGTCATGATAACCTTATTGGTGAGATTATTCGGTTGGAGGGAGATTCAGCTACCATTCAGG TTTATGAAGAAACTGCTGGTTTGATGGTAAATGACCCTGTTTTGCGAACCCATAAG CCTCTTTCCGTGGAGCTGGGGCCTGGTATTTTGGGCAATATTTTTGATGGGATTCAG CGCCCTCTAAAAACTATTGCTTTAAAGTCTGGTGATGTCTACATTCCTCGTGGTGTTTCTGTCCCTGCCCTTGACAAAGATACATTGTGGGAATTTGAGCCTAAGAAATTAG CTGTTGGAGATCTTCTTACTGGTGGAGATCTATATGCT ACTGTTTTTGAGAACACTTTAATGCAACACAATGTTGCACTTCCGCCAGGTTCCATGGGCAAGATCACTTATATTGCCCCTTCTGGTCATTACAGCCTGAAG GATACAGTACTTGAGCTTGAGTTTCAAGGTGTCAAAAAGCAATTCACAATGCTTCAG ACATGGCCAGTGCGGACACCAAGGCCTGTTGCAGCAAAGCTTGCTGCTGATACACCTCTGTTAACAGGGCAG CGTGTGCTTGATGCCCTTTTCCCTTCTGTTCTTGGGGGCACTTGTGCTATACCTGGTGCGTTTGGCTGTGGAAAAACAGTTATCAGTCAGGCACTGTCAAAG TACTCCAATTCTGACACGGTGGTTTATGTGGGCTGTGGAGAAAGAGGAAATGAAATGGCTGAG GTGCTTATGGATTTCCCCCAATTGACAATGACTTTGCCTGATGGCCGTGAAGAATCTGTCATGAAACGGACTACACTTGTGGCTAATACTTCCAATATGCCCGTGGCTGCTCGAGAGGCATCTATTTATACAG GAATTACTATTGCTGAATACTTTAGAGATATGGGCTACAATGTTAGCATGATGGCTGATTCCACCTCTCGTTGGGCAGAAGCATTGCGTGAAATATCAGGCCGACTG GCTGAAATGCCAGCAGATAGTGGTTATCCTGCATATCTTGCAGCACGTCTAGCATCCTTCTATGAACGTGCTGGTAAAGTGAAATGCCTTGGTGGTCCGGATCGAACTGGCAGTGTCACAATTGTTGGTGCTGTTTCCCCTCCTGGTGGTGATTTTTCAGACCCAGTGACTTCTGCAACTCTTGGTATTGTTCAG GTCTTTTGGGGCCTGGATAAGAAGCTTGCTCAGAGAAAACATTTTCCATCAGTGAATTggcttatatcatattcaaagtaCTCAAAG GCCTTAGAATCTTTCTATGAGAAGTTCGATCCAGATTTTATTGACATCAGAACAAAAGCCCGGGAGGTGTTACAGAGAGAGGATGATCTAAATGAAATTGTCCAG CTTGTTGGCAAAGATGCATTAGCGGAAAGTGACAAAATCACCCTAGAGACAGCAAAGCTTCTGAGGGAGGATTACCTTGCACAGAATGCATTTACACC GTATGATAAATTCTGCCCATTCTATAAGTCAGTCTGGATGATGCGCAACATCATTCATTTTAATTCTCTGGCAAATCAG GCAGTTGAGCGAGGAGCAGGTTCTGATGGCCAGAAGATAACATACAGTGTCATCAAGCATCGTTTGGGTGACCTTTTCTACCGTCTAGT GTCCCAGAAATTTGAAGATCCCGCAGAAGGTGAGGAAGCCCTTGTTGGAAAGTTCAAGAAATTATATGATGACCTCACTGCTGGGTTCCGTAATCTAGAAGATGAAACACGGTGA